From Paenibacillus sp. FSL H8-0537:
TCAAATGGAGCAGCGGATGGACCCGCGCTTGGTGACGGCTCCGGAGGCGCCTCTGCTGACAGACTAGAAGACGGAAACATGTCTGATCCCGGCGTAGAACTGGTACTCCCTTCTACCGGAACGTCTTTTTCGCTTGAGCATCCTGTTGATAACATCGTAATTATAGTGAACCCTAGAAGAGCGATATTTAACTTTTTGATTGCTTAAACCCCCTACGACTTTCTTTTTAGCTAATACGTGTATCGTAGATATATGTAACGAAATATGAAAAGAAAACGGCCACATTACGGGATAAGTCCCGTAAGTGACCGCTGTTAACGTCAGTATCTATATTGCATTTTATCGTGTAATCTATGATACGTCGACTTTTCGGAACTGTGCGAGTTTACCGCAATGGTTACGAAAATGTTTGTTGGAACGATGGCGCAGATTTGTTCACAAATTCACCGAATCAGTGGCCGTACAAATGGCGCAAACCCTTACCCAGCCTACGTTCAGCTAACCTTATGCTCAATCCGCAGCTTATCCGCCACCATCGCGATAAACTCCGAGTTCGTAGGCTTGGACTTGCTGATATTGATCGTGTAGCCAAATAGGTGACTGATGCTGTCGATGTTGCCGCGCGTCCAAGCGACTTCGATAGCATGGCGAATCGCTCGTTCGACGCGGGATGGTGTCGTTTTGAATTTTTCCGCGATTGCTGGATATAACGTTTTTGTAATCGCACCCAAAATTTCGATATTGTTATACACCATTGTGATCGCTTCGCGTAAATACTGGTAGCCTTTAATATGAGCAGGCACACCGATTTCATGAATAATGCTTGTAATATTGGCATCTAGGTTTTTGCCTTTAGCAAGCGGCACGACATTCGATTTCACTGTTGATGAATTCGAATTGTAAGAAGAAGATGCCGAGTATGAAGAATTTCCAAACAGCTGGCGAATCCGGTTAGCCAAAATATCCATATCGAAAGGCTTGAGAATATAATAAGAAGCACCCAATTGAACTGCTTTTTGTGTGATATTTTCTTGACCGAAAGCGGTCAACATAATGATTTTAGGCATTGGAGAAATGTTCATTTCCCGCAAGCGCTCCAAAACGCCAAGTCCGTCCAAATGAGGCATAATAATATCAAGAATGAGTACATCCGGCATTTTACGGGATTCTTCTAAGTGCCTCAGCACTTCTTCACCGTTATACGCTACGCCGCTCACATTCATATCACTTTGATCGGATATGTATTCCGATAACAAATTTGTAAATTCTCTGTTGTCATCTGCCAATAATACATCAATTTTTTGCAAGATATTATCCTCCCTCAAATGATAATCCAATTTTCACTCTTGAACCTTCCCCTAGTTGTCTTGAGTAACATTTTCGACACGTCGATATAAATTCCTTCTGTCGAAAATTATTTTTCTTTATTTTTTTTCTCAATACCGTTATACTGATTATTTATTTACATTTAGCGCTTCGTTTCGCTGAGTTTCGACAAAAGAAGGCCTTCCACAAAAATAAAACAACCGCCTGCAGCTTATAAGCACACTGCCGCTGGCGGTTGTTTTTATGCTGCTGTTTGACTGTCCTGCTGTAATGTAGATTTCAATAACACCCCTGCATCTTGAAGCATCCATTCAATGAAACATCCATAACCCGATGTGGGATCATTTACAAAAACATGGGTCACCGCACCAACCAGCTTGCCATTTTGAATAATTGGGCTGCCTGACATACCTTGTACTATGCCGCCCGTTTTATCAAGCAAACGCTTGTCCGTTATTTTGATAACCATTCCTTTAGTTGCCGGACTGTTCTGCTTCATAACATGAGAAATTTCAATATCAAATTTCTCAACCTTTTGCCCGTTTACTACGGTATAAATTTGAGCAGGACCTTCAGCTACCTCCTCAGCAAAAGCAACCGGCAAAGCACTGCTGTTATAGCTATGGGTAGGGTTTTCATTCATTTTTCCGAAAATACCAAATGGCGTGTTTCGTTCTACATTGCCTAACACTTTACTTTCCTTCACAAAATGGGCCCTTTTTTCGCCCGGTTCGCCATTTTGGCTTTTGTTAATCGACGTTACACTGGATTGAAGAATTTGACCATCGCCAACTTCGATAGCTGTTTGCGTGTCCATATCAGTAATAACATGTCCAAGTGCTCCGTAAACGCCCTGATCAGGAGCATAAAACGTCAGTGTGCCTACACCAGCAGCAGAGTCGCGTATATAAAGCCCTAGCCGCCACGTTCGATCCTCAGCATCATAAGATGGATTCAAAACGGTTTTGCTTAATTGCCCGCTACGCTTATATACAATATCAAGCGCTTTCTTGTTGTTGCCTGCCTGACCAACGAGCTCTGCTACTTTCCTCACTTCGGTAACCTTCTGCCCATCGATCTTGACAATCAAATCGCCAAGACGCAATCCTGCAAGCTCACCTGGAGACTGTTTGCTGCCATTCTGACTAGTCACTTGATGATGACCGACGACTAAAATCCCCGCTGACTTCACCTTAACCCCAATGGTTTGACCACCAGGAATGACCTTTAAATCAGGCACAACATTGACTTTCACCGTCTTGAAAGGAATTTTACCGAATAATTTCACTTTCATCCTCGTCTCGCCGCTTTGCTGCGAATGCAAGGATAGCGGTTCGTTCAAATTGACTGATAAAGACCGGGTCGATGAGCCATTCACTTGAAGCATACGCGGGTCCACCGTAACTTGAGCATGAACAGGAACTCCATATTGTAATCGTTTCGATTGGCCTGTGAACAATCGCAGTTCATTCGGGATTGAGGCTAAGTGCTGAAACGGTGTGGAGAAGCCTACCATGCAAATCAAAATCACGAGAACCAGACCGAACCATCTCTTCCTCTTGCTGGAGTTCAATGATTTCACGCTCCCTGTAATTCCATCGCATGACGATAAAGGTTTAATCGCCATTGGCGTACCTTTAACTTACCCTGCCCCGACCGTTTTATGACCACAAAAAACTTCCCTGAATGCCCTCCATTAGGCTCCTTTCTGTCGCAATGCCAAATCAAGCATTTCTTGTGCATGATGTCTCGTTTTCTCGGTGACTTCGACACCACCCAGCATGCGCGCCAGCTCCTCTATCCGGGTACTGCTCATAATTTCTTTAATGGAGGTCGCTGTACGCTGATTAACGACTTGCTTGCGGATCTCATAATGGTGATCGGCCATACAAGCTACTTGCGGTAAATGCGTAATAGAGAAAATTTGGCAGCGACGCGATAGTTGGGAAAGCTTCTCTGCAATCGATTGTGCCGCGCGTCCGCTTACACCGGTATCCACTTCGTCAAATATGAGTACTGGTATTTGATCATGCTCAGCAAATATCGCTTTCAGGGCAAGCATAACCCGCGACATCTCGCCGCCTGAAGCAATTTTATTCAATGGTTTAAGCGGCTCTCCAGGGTTGGGAGCCAGCATAAACACTGCTTCGTCACAGCCATTGCTATTAAGCACTACAGCTGATTCCTTTTGATCATGCTGCTTTATTCTGTCCATTTGAACAGAAAAAATCGTATTAGGCATTTGTAATTGACGCAGCTCACGCTCAATGGACTCCGCCAAACGTGTTGAAGCATGATTGCGCAGCTTCGACAGCTCCTCAGCAAGTTCAAGTGCCGACTTAAACAGCGTTGCTTCGCTATTACGCAGCTTTTCTAAATAGTCATCGCGGTTTTCGATCTTGTCGCGCTCCACGACGATACTTTTATAATAAACGAGAATATCCTCAATGCTCTCGCCATATTTACGTTTCAAACCATGAATGAGGTCTAGACGATCCTCGATAGTCGAAAGCTGCTCCGGATCTGATTCAATGGTATCTCTGTAATCTCTAAGTTGAAAAGCGGCATCCTCAGCTTGATAATAAGCCGATTGGAGCTGTTCAAGCAACGGCCCGACAATATTTGGATCATACGTCTGAATATCCGATAGCTTAATAATCGCTTTATTCAAAGCATCCAAGCCAGCATCGCCATACAATAAAGAATAAGCTTCTGTTACATTATCCATCCGTTTGCTGGCGTATTGCAGCTTGCGTTTCTCTTCAGCCAAGCTTTCATCTTCTCCAACTTTGAGCTGGGCATTTGAAATTTCTTCGATTTGAAAACGGTACAAGTCCAGCATTTGCACATTATGGCGTGCTGAATCTTCAAGCTCTCGCAGCGCCGCTCTTGCCTGCTGCAGCTCTTTGTATACCGCTTTATAAGTCTGCTTGCGCTCAATCAATAAGTCACCTGCGAACATGTCAAGCCACTCCAGATGCCTCTCTGTTCGCAGCAAAGATTGATGCTCATGCTGACCATGAATATTAACTAAGCATTCTCCAATTTCACGAAGCATCGTCATGGTGACCAGCTGTCCATTCACTCGGCTGCTGCTTTTGCCTTGGGAGGTGAGCTCACGACGAATGACAAGCATCTCGTCATGTAATGCCTCTACTCCTAGTCTCTCCAGCACATGCCATACAGGATGCATCCGCGGCAAATCAAACATCGCATCCATTTCCGCCTTCTGACAGCCATACCTGACCATATCTGCGGAGCCCCGTCCTCCAACAATTAAGCTAAGCGCGTCAATAATGATGGATTTACCCGCTCCCGTCTCCCCCGTCAAAACATGAAAGCCATGGTGGAACGAAACCGTCACCTGCTCAACTACAGCTAAATTTCGAATGGACAGCTCTCGCAACATAAACTGATGCCTCCTAAAATTGGTGTGTTAGTTCAATAGCTCCAGCAACCTCTCTACGACCTCATTGCTCTGAGCTTTCGTGCGGCAAATAATCAAAATCGTATCGTCTCCGCAAATGGTTCCCATTACTTCCTGCCACTCCATATTGTCCAGCAGCGCGCAAATCGTATTGGCTGTGCCCGGCAAACATTTCATTACGACCAAATTGTCTGTGAAATCGATGTTTACGAAGTGATCGAGCAGTGCCCGCTTGAGCTTATGAATCGGATTGATCCGTTGTTTCTCCTGCGGCAACGAATATCTGTATCTGCCATCCTCTGCTGGAACCTTAATGAGCATAAGCTCCTTAATATCACGTGATACTGTAGCTTGCGTTACCTGCAATCCGGTATTGCGCAGTGCTTCAACTAGCTCCTCCTGCGTCTCCACAACCTGATTCGTAATAATTTCCTTAATTTTAAATTGACGTATTCCCTTCATAAATAAAGCGCCTCCCAAACATGCTATTCTACAACTGAAAAACAACTTTTCTAATGGAGCGTTCCTTCACATTAATAAACAGGATACCCTGGCATTTCGGCAGCAACAGCGCGTACACAAGCAGCCTGTCCCTTATTCCGCTTCCCGTCCAATCCATCGGCATACGATCCCTTGCAGTCTTCACGATGTATAACTCTCCGTCAAGTTCTGCAATATAATCTATATACAAGCGGCTGTCCAGCTCTTGGCCATCCAAGTCAATCTGAATGGGGATCCGGTGCTTGCCTGAAACGACGTGATATCCACTCTGCTCAAGAAACAGAACGTTCTCATCATTCGGATCAAGCGGAACACCTTTACCAAGCTTCAAGCGGTTAAAGGAGGCTGGCTCATGCAGCCAGCGATGAAACAATCGAAACAACCACAGGATTAACAAGGCGGAGGCAACTAGCATAATTAACCAGTCACCGTATTTGTCCATATGCAACCCTCCATCCAAAACATCCTTATATGTATTGGTTCGTGATGGACGAGGCATATTCCTGTCAATGTTTATAAAGCGAACGCATGTTTGGTTGAGTCCAGTGTATCAAAAAAGACCCAACTCTGTAAAGTAAAAAATAGGGGAACGCCTGATCGCCTTAGCGATGCAGGCATTCCCCTCGCAGCTTGTTACTGTTTTTCAGCGGAAAAGGTACCGCTCGCCTGCTTGACGAGCTCCATAATTGCCGCATCATCGGGAACCTGCTGATTAGGCTGGTTATCCCAAATCCAGTAAGCTAAAAATTCAATATTGCCCTCTCCGCCTGTAATAGGTGAAAAGGATAGATCACGCAGCGTATAACCCATCTCAGCAGCAGCCTGCGTTACATTGCGCAGTACCTCTGCATGTACCTTAGAGTCCCTTATCACGCCAGATTTCCCTACTTTATCTCGCCCTGCCTCAAATTGCGGCTTGATTAACGCCATCACGCCTGAGCCTGGATCAATTAATCCAGCCAGCGCAGGCAAAATGAGCTTCAATGAGATAAAAGAAACATCAATAGTGGCAAATGTAGGCTTAGGCCCTAGCAGCTCTTCAGGCTTTATATAACGGAAGTTAACGCGCTCCATGACGTTCACACGTGGATCTTGGCGCAGCGACCAATCCAGCTGATTGTAGCCCACGTCAATGGCATAAACGTATTCCGCTCCATTTTGCAAAGCGCAATCCGTAAAACCCCCAGTCGAAGCTCCAATATCCAGCATCGTACGTCCAGCGAGATCCAGCTCAAAGGCGCGAATGGCCTTCTCCAGCTTTAGGCCCCCACGACTCACATAGGCATGAATAGCGCCTTTTACTTTAATATCCGCCGTGCGAGCAATTTTCATTCCGCTCTTATCGATCGGTTCGTTGTCCACCAGAACAAGGCCTGCCATTAGCGCTTTCTTCGCCTTCTCCCTGCTTTCATAAAAACCACGCTCGACGAGCAGCACATCTATTCGTTCTTTAGGTGTCGTCATTCTGTTACCTAGCCTTCTAATGCTGTCCAGTAATGCGCATTTTACTGCGAGGATGCATGTTTTTGAGCTCAGCCGCTATCCGTTCGCCCGTCAGGCCCACTTCAGCGCGCTGCTCTTTAATGGAACCATGTTCAATAAATTGGTCTGGAATACCGACAATGCGGATTGGCAGGCCATAAATACCACGGAGTGAGTAAAATTCAAGAATCGCACTGCCTAGACCGCCAAGTTCTGCTCCTTCTTCCAGCACAATGATGTTTTTACCTTCATTAGCAAGAGACAACAGCATTTGCTCATCCATAGGCTTAATAAAGCGAGCATTTACAATACGGACATTCATGCCATCACGCTTCAGCAGATCAGCTGCTTCTTCCGCCACTTGCAGCATAGGTCCGATAGCAATAATAACTGCCGAATCACCTTCACGCACAATTTCCCATGAACCGATTGGCAGCGGCAGCAGCTCAGCATCAATGGTTACGCCAAGACCGTTGATCCGCGGATAACGGACCGCAATCGGACCCTCATTATAATCAACCGCCGTCTTCATCATCCGGCGCAGCTCATTTTCATCCTTTGGCATCATAATGACGAGATTTGGCACATGACGCAAAAATGGAATATCGTACACGCCATGATGGGTTTCCCCATCGGGACCAACAAAGCCAGCACGGTCGATAGCAAAAATAACATTCAAGTTTTGGCGGCAAATATCATGCACAACCTGATCATACGCTCTTTGCAGAAACGTAGAATAAACGGCAAATACCGGCTTCATTCCTTCAATTGCCAGTGCCGCAGACATCGTCGCCGCATGCTGCTCAGCAATGCCAACATCGATCATGCGCCCTGGAAAACGAGCTGCGAATTCCATTAGCCCTGATCCGCCCGGCATAGCAGGCGTAACGGCAATAATGCGCTCATCCTTCTCGGCCAACTCAATCAGCACATCGCCAAATACCTGCGTATACATTGGCGAGCCGACGGCCTTGACAACCTGACCCGACTCGATCTTGTAAGGAGAGATGCCATGCCATTTGTGTGAATCTGCTTCCGCTGGAGAGTAGCCTTTACCTTTAACCGTCACCACATGCACAAGAACAGGTCCTGGCACGGAATCTGCCTGGCGGAAAATATCCAAAAGCTGCTCCATATCATGTCCGTCAACTGGTCCCAAATAAGTGAGACCAAATTGCTCAAAAAGTATGCCGGTTACAAGCAAATATTTCAGGCTGTCTTTAAACTTTTCCGCCGTCTTGGCCAGCTTGCCGCCGACAGCAGGAATTTTATTCAAGAAATGCTGCAGTTCTTCCTTCGCCTTCTGATAATGGCGATCAGAACGGATTTTCCCTAGATATTGATGCATCGCACCGACATTCGGCGCAATGGACATCTCATTGTCGTTCAGTACCACAATCATTTTTTTCTTCTCATGACCGATATGATTAAGCGCCTCAAAGGCCATCCCGCCAGTCAAAGCACCGTCGCCAATGACGGCAACAACCCGATTGTCCTCGCCTTTAAAGTCTCGCGCCATCGCCATACCAATTGCTGCAGACAGTGATGTGCTGCTATGTCCGGCTTCCCAAACATCATGCACGCTTTCGTCGCGTTTCACAAACCCGCACATGCCTTTATATTGACGCAGTGAATCGAAGCGATCCATGCGCCCTGTTAAAATTTTATGCACATAAGATTGATGACCTACATCAAATACAAATTTATCCTTTGGGCTGTCAAATAAATAATGAAGAACGAGCGTCAGCTCCACAACTCCTAGATTGGAAGCAAGGTGACCACCCGTAACGGAAAGCTTCTCAATGAGAAACTGGCGCACTTCACCTGCAAGCAGCTCCAGTTCTTTCTTGGAAAACCCTTTTAAATCCTGAGGACCGTTTATATGTTCAAGCAGCACAGTACTTCCTCGCTTTCGCGAACAGCAGACATCACTGTTCAATAGACGTCAAAATATTTAAACTATTATAACATAGGCTTTATTTTTTTCCCAATGCTTAAGACATTAGAGCGGATTAATGATCCCTCTGCACCAGATAATCAGCGATTTGCAGCAGTCTGTCAGGTGCTGCAAGTCCCGCACTCAGCACCGCTGACTTCGCGTCCTGCGTCAAACGCTCTACTTGAGCCTTGCTATCTTCAAGCCCCATCAGAAAAGGATATGTTACTTTTTGTTGTTCGACATCGCTGTTCGTCTTCTTGCCAAGCTTGCTCTCATCACCGATCAAATCTAGAATGTCATCTTGAATTTGAAAAGCTAGCCCAATATTGCGGCCATACTGCTCCAGCAGTTTGATCTGCTCTTCCGTTGCACCGCCAATTCGTGCGCCAGCTGTAACAGAGAACACAACCAGATCGCCGGTTTTGTGCAAATGAATATATTCAAGCTCTGCAAGCGACGTGATGCCCTGCTCACCCAGCATATCTGCTACTTGCCCACCGACCATGCCTCTGGCTCCGGCAAGCATCGCCAAATCTTCCACAATATCGAGTGCAACCTGCGCACTGACACCGCCAGCTTTAGCCGCTTTAGGAATTAAATGAAACGCATGGGTCAGCAGCGCGTCACCAGCCAAAATCGCCATAGCCTCTCCGTAAACCTTATGGTTCGTCAGTTTGCCGCGGCGATAATCATCATTATCCATCGCTGGCAAATCATCATGAATTAAGGAATACGTGTGTATGCATTCAATCGCGCAAGCTACAGGCAAGGCTTTGCTCACCGTATCTTCATCACCGCTAATAGCCTCAGCTACAGCGAGCACAAGAGCCGGCCGCAAGCGTTTTCCACCCGCTTCCAGGGAATACATCATGGATTCACGGAGCTTATCCGGAACCTCCCACTGCGCAGGCAGCACATCGGTTAGCGCCTGCTCTACGATGGCGGCGCATTGCGCCAAATAAGTTTTTATCAAAACCGTGTCGCTCAAGCGTTATTCTCCTTTGTCTTCGCTCGGTGGAGCAAACGTTTTTTTCTGAAAGCCCTGCTCTGTTTCAATGAGCGTCTCGATCTTCTGCTCCACCTGCTCCAGCTTGCCGCTGCACAGCTTTGACAGACGCATGCCCTCTTGAAATAGATCAATCGCCGTCTCCAGCGGAACATCACCGTTTTCAAGCTTTTCTACAATCGTGTCAAGCTGCTCCATCGCCTGCTCAAAGCTAAGCTCGGTTGCTTCTTTCTTTGCCACTGCTGCCCTCTCCCTCCAACGACGATACCTCACAGGTCATCTGCCCATCGGCTAGTTTCACCTGTACGGTATCCCCTACCTTCACATCTGCTACTGACTTGACCAAGCGCTGCTCCGACTCTTCATAAACTAATCCGTATCCCCTTGCCATCACCTTAAGCGGACTAAGCGCATCAAGCTGGCGTATGGAGCTATGGAGCCTAAGCTGCTTCTCTTGCAGCGTTTGCTGGATGATCTGTTCCAGCCGTTTCGAAGTTCCTTTAAGCCTGCTTGCGGCAAAATGCACGCGCTGCCCCGTATGATGCCCGGCAAGCGTCGCATGCAATCGCTCCAGCCTGCTTCGCCCGCGCTGCGCTGCTTTAAGTGTTCGCTGGCGCAAGCGTTCCTCCAGCAAATCAAGGCGCTGCGCCTGCTCCAGCAAATATTTGCGAGGATAAAGGAAAAAAGGCGAACGGCGCACACGTGCAAGCTGCTCCTTGCGGCTGCGTATAAGCTGGCGCAGCGATTGCTCCAGCTGCTGGCGCTGCCTGCTTAAATGCTTCTCCAGCTCGGCTGCATGCGGTACAGCCAGTTCAGCTGCTGCAGTAGGCGTCGCTGCCCGCAAATCTGCAACGAAGTCAGCAATCGTGTAATCGGTCTCATGGCCGACTGCGCTGATGATTGGAATAGCGGATGCAGCGATGCTGCGCGCTACCTGCTCTTCATTAAACGCCCAAAGCTCTTCAAGCGAGCCGCCGCCGCGTCCTACAATTAATACGTCGATTTCGCCAAAACGATTCATTGCTTCTATCGCATGTGAAATGGAAGGTGCTGCTTGCGCTCCTTGCACCAGCACCGGATAAACATAAATACGCGCAGCGGGATAGCGGCGCTGCAGCGTAATCATCATATCGCGAACCGCTGCCCCTGTCGGCGAAGTAATCAGTCCGATCGCTCTAGGAAAGCGTGGAATCGGGCGCTTACGCTCAGCGGCAAACAGCCCTTCTTCCTCCAGCTTGCTCTTGAGCTGCTCGAAAGCGAGATACAAGCTTCCAATACCATCTGGCTGCATGGCGGCCACATAAAACTGATAGTTGCCATCCCGCTCATAGACAGAAATGTTTCCGCGCGCCATCACTTTAGCGCCTTCACGAGGAATAAAAGGCAGCCGCTGGTTATGCGAAGCAAACATGACGCATTTCAACCGACTGTCTTTATCCTTAAGTGTAAAATACATATGACCGCTGGAATGATGCGTAAAATTAGAAATCTCTCCGCGCAGCCACACATCGCCAAGCACAGCGTCCGAGTCCATTTTCATCCGGATATATCGGTTAATGTCCTTTATCGAATAAACCCGCGGCTGTTCTTTCATCGCCTTACTCTCCGATTCCGTTTGCGCGCTTAGCTGCCTTAATGGTGTTCTGGATCAGCATCGTAATCGTCATTGGACCGACGCCGCCTGGCACAGGCGTAATATAACCAGCAGTTTCCAGGCAATCCTCGTAATCCACATCGCCCGCCAGCTTGCCATCAGCCAGACGGTTAATGCCCACATCAATAACGACTGCGCCTGGCTTCACGAATTTGCTGTCAATCGCTTTCGCTTTGCCGATGGCTACGACAAGAATATCCGCCTGCTTGGCGATCTCTTCCATATTCGCTGTTTTGGAATGGCAGATCGTCACCGTAGCATGCTCTCTAAGCAGCAGCATTGCGACAGGCTTGCCGACAATATTGCTTCGTCCTATGACAACTGCATGCTTGCCTGCAATATCAACGCCACTGCGTTTAATTAGTTCAATAACGCCCGCCGGCGTACATGGCAGCAAGCTATCATCGCCTATTACCAGATTACCCACACTTTCAGGATGGAAACCGTCGACGTCCTTTTCCACACGAATCGCATCAATAACAGCCTTCTCGTTAATATGCTTAGGCAGCGGCAGCTGCACCAAAATACCATTAATGCTATCCTGCTCATTAAGCTTGGCGATCAGCGCCAAAACTTCCTCTTCCGTTGCCGATTCGGCCAAACGGTGAACCTCGGAATATAATCCAAGCTGCTGGCAGGCCTTTTCCTTGGAACCGACGTATACTTTAGAAGCGGGATCTTCACCAACCAATACAACTGCAAGACCCGGAACAACACCCTTTTCTTTAAGCGAAGCCGTATCTGCCCCAATTTCCTCACGAATAAGATCCGAAATCTGTTTGCCTAAAATGATATGTGCGCTCATAATGTGTCGCTCCCCTTCTTGCCAACCGGCCTTTCGCGCCGGCGGTTTCCTAGTTTGTATGATCAGGCTCGGCTTTCAGTTGATCAAGTCCGCTAATCAGCTTGCCTAACACGCCATTTACGAACTTGCCAGACTCTTCCGTGCCGAAATGCTTCGCTAGTTCAATTGCCTCATTGATAACCGCTTTCGGCGGCACATCGTCGCTGAATACCATCTCAAAGCATGCCAGACGCAAAACCTGACGGTCTACCCGAGACAGCCTGTCAACCTGCCAACCGGTCAAATGATCCTGCAGCATGTCGTCAATCGCCGCTTTCCGCTCCGCGACGCCCATGACGAGCTGTCTTACAAAATCATCATCCGCATTGCCAATATCTCCTGGCTCTGCGCCGATCTCATTAGCGGAATGCGCCTCTTCAAGAAGCATGTCCACCGCTTCATCAGCAGTGACTTCATTCATTTCCATTTGGTACAAACTTGATACTGCAATTTCTCTCGCTAATCTACGTTTCATGGGACCTCCACAGCAGTTGCACTGCTTACTGAAATTTATTATTGCTAGCGTAAACGGCTGAAGCCGTTCTTTGGCGGCAAAGCCAAATATAAGCACATCACTTATAAAGTCTTATAATTTCAAAAAAACCTATGATCTCCTCCCTGCCTCGAACAACCGGCAATCCGGCTTCCGGAGAACGGAGGAGACCACAGGATTATCTAAACGGGCGAAATCTTTCCATTAGTACGCTCCAAACTTGCTGCCATGGAGCGACCGGATCCTGCCGCAAA
This genomic window contains:
- the xseB gene encoding exodeoxyribonuclease VII small subunit, whose product is MAKKEATELSFEQAMEQLDTIVEKLENGDVPLETAIDLFQEGMRLSKLCSGKLEQVEQKIETLIETEQGFQKKTFAPPSEDKGE
- the folD gene encoding bifunctional methylenetetrahydrofolate dehydrogenase/methenyltetrahydrofolate cyclohydrolase FolD, whose protein sequence is MSAHIILGKQISDLIREEIGADTASLKEKGVVPGLAVVLVGEDPASKVYVGSKEKACQQLGLYSEVHRLAESATEEEVLALIAKLNEQDSINGILVQLPLPKHINEKAVIDAIRVEKDVDGFHPESVGNLVIGDDSLLPCTPAGVIELIKRSGVDIAGKHAVVIGRSNIVGKPVAMLLLREHATVTICHSKTANMEEIAKQADILVVAIGKAKAIDSKFVKPGAVVIDVGINRLADGKLAGDVDYEDCLETAGYITPVPGGVGPMTITMLIQNTIKAAKRANGIGE
- the nusB gene encoding transcription antitermination factor NusB; this encodes MKRRLAREIAVSSLYQMEMNEVTADEAVDMLLEEAHSANEIGAEPGDIGNADDDFVRQLVMGVAERKAAIDDMLQDHLTGWQVDRLSRVDRQVLRLACFEMVFSDDVPPKAVINEAIELAKHFGTEESGKFVNGVLGKLISGLDQLKAEPDHTN
- the xseA gene encoding exodeoxyribonuclease VII large subunit translates to MKEQPRVYSIKDINRYIRMKMDSDAVLGDVWLRGEISNFTHHSSGHMYFTLKDKDSRLKCVMFASHNQRLPFIPREGAKVMARGNISVYERDGNYQFYVAAMQPDGIGSLYLAFEQLKSKLEEEGLFAAERKRPIPRFPRAIGLITSPTGAAVRDMMITLQRRYPAARIYVYPVLVQGAQAAPSISHAIEAMNRFGEIDVLIVGRGGGSLEELWAFNEEQVARSIAASAIPIISAVGHETDYTIADFVADLRAATPTAAAELAVPHAAELEKHLSRQRQQLEQSLRQLIRSRKEQLARVRRSPFFLYPRKYLLEQAQRLDLLEERLRQRTLKAAQRGRSRLERLHATLAGHHTGQRVHFAASRLKGTSKRLEQIIQQTLQEKQLRLHSSIRQLDALSPLKVMARGYGLVYEESEQRLVKSVADVKVGDTVQVKLADGQMTCEVSSLEGEGSSGKERSNRA